In Caldicellulosiruptor morganii, the following proteins share a genomic window:
- a CDS encoding NAD(P)/FAD-dependent oxidoreductase — translation MIYDCAIIGAGPAGLSAAVNLAQTNRSVIVFTTKEEDSSIYRAPEVNNYLGFFGVSGKELLQSFYDHAAKYNIEIVRKKVINFYKSENIFTINANNEFYEAYSVILAIGTPKKTLLENEAEFVGRGISYCAVCDGMLYKGRVIAVVGESAEAEEEAEYLSELAKKLYYIPLYKKDEFHFKDNVEVVLSRPKGVHGEDFVNAVELEDRILNVDGIFIIRKTMPADQLIYGLEFTEEGYIKVDKNMQTSIEGLFAAGDVVGRPYQVAKAVGEGQIAGLSASTYVKRIKEADKKD, via the coding sequence ATGATTTATGATTGTGCGATAATTGGTGCGGGACCGGCCGGGCTTTCTGCTGCCGTAAATCTTGCTCAGACAAACAGAAGTGTAATTGTTTTTACAACCAAGGAAGAGGATTCGAGCATTTACAGAGCGCCCGAGGTGAATAACTATCTTGGCTTTTTTGGAGTCTCTGGCAAAGAGCTTTTACAAAGCTTTTATGACCATGCTGCAAAGTACAATATTGAGATTGTCCGAAAAAAGGTTATAAACTTCTACAAATCAGAAAATATTTTTACAATAAATGCCAATAATGAGTTTTACGAAGCTTATTCGGTGATTCTGGCGATAGGCACGCCAAAGAAGACCCTTCTTGAAAATGAAGCTGAGTTTGTGGGAAGGGGAATTAGCTATTGTGCGGTGTGCGATGGAATGCTCTATAAAGGAAGAGTCATAGCGGTTGTTGGAGAGTCTGCTGAGGCTGAGGAAGAGGCAGAGTATTTGTCTGAGCTTGCCAAAAAGCTTTACTATATTCCGCTTTATAAAAAGGATGAATTTCACTTTAAGGACAATGTTGAGGTGGTTTTGTCAAGACCGAAAGGTGTGCATGGCGAGGACTTTGTAAATGCAGTAGAGCTTGAAGACAGGATTTTGAATGTCGACGGGATATTCATAATAAGAAAAACCATGCCGGCAGACCAGTTGATTTATGGGCTGGAATTTACCGAAGAAGGGTATATAAAAGTTGACAAGAACATGCAAACCTCAATTGAGGGACTTTTTGCAGCAGGGGACGTTGTTGGAAGACCTTATCAGGTGGCAAAGGCAGTTGGAGAAGGACAGATAGCAGGTCTTTCTGCTTCTACCTATGTAAAGAGGATAAAAGAAGCTGATAAGAAGGACTGA
- a CDS encoding cyclic-di-AMP receptor — translation MKLLLVIVSDTDKNKVNLALVENGVQATIIYSTGGFLNRGTVTFMIGAEDDRVDEIIELIRKNVSERKEVCKSTLPPALQTLFFVSKQKIEQGGAVIFVIDIEEFLKV, via the coding sequence ATGAAATTATTGCTGGTAATTGTCTCTGATACAGACAAAAACAAAGTAAATCTTGCGCTTGTAGAAAATGGCGTTCAGGCAACCATTATCTATTCAACAGGCGGTTTTTTGAACAGGGGCACTGTTACATTCATGATTGGTGCTGAGGATGATAGGGTGGATGAGATAATTGAACTGATCAGAAAAAATGTCTCTGAGCGAAAGGAAGTTTGTAAAAGCACCCTGCCACCTGCGCTGCAGACTCTGTTTTTTGTCAGCAAGCAAAAAATAGAACAGGGCGGTGCTGTGATATTTGTTATTGACATTGAGGAGTTTTTGAAAGTTTAA